A portion of the Tachysurus fulvidraco isolate hzauxx_2018 chromosome 8, HZAU_PFXX_2.0, whole genome shotgun sequence genome contains these proteins:
- the LOC113638918 gene encoding dynamin-binding protein isoform X1 has product MEAGSVVRAVFEFLPSVSEELPLFTGDVVEVLSVVDEFWLLGIKDGVTGQFPSTFVESVTVPPTKAREQLYVCISDFNSSEPGNLPLKRGDVVAGEGNVDAVCHRGRNAWGSRGIFPLSCVKELELSGRSRQLSERSAAAQDSELPPYALGQGRALMSLHAQLDEELDFREGDIITIVGMPEPGWFQGELEGRTGIFPEGFVELLAPLRSLQPAKSMSHGQSQYSPCRMEEEEEEEEKEEEEEVEEEEEEEEEERLKDSVTGQTQEIDKEEAGVYGIAQYEFRALEPGELDFDVGDRIQILKTLEDGWLEGQLQGRRGIFPHRFVKIEKQLEEQVPCDKEEEDSYASDHSCGQEDQALQAHAEDGTNHEDYTVWDLDYFERREECREACKRDTQSEISCQVTVSLTQNQPGPRRQERPPPPLVHPSKTGNSGPRPLQRTNSGNLIPPRPQLPPRPNLHNRQNSTSNHSSPPEPPPVPYTRNTSLNRPNRNSSLQSSFSWTRNKGYYASYDSRFPFNSKKSASQAKSRQKLTRHSSVSDADLGTYEHVEHNMCSQEKGTNGLPTSYTLGALSGDLEAKLSQQLLEFESSLPGRYRGNEEQSMSNNQCKDKFSRHFSIMDYNSESDIIKGSYHPLPHDSPLSSPSSTLERRKTLRPPPPRPRILRRPAPSISHGHTSLNNGQVTQQPYRPMRQAPRPPPPYPRPTMQHSNPLVSTEEEERTQEAMAAEVDNSLEREREIEQEREREQEQYRLLLRLEEVERDIDMYTHTAQELSAMLEEEGEEDEVARQQALENLEFCSFTVETLTLEQQQLREMAVLSAQPKSQEPAPATTEDPEQRMLEKRSKVIEELLQTERDYIKDLNMCKTEIILPLQEKKVQNVDFDGLFGNIEAVTDLSTRLEKALCDTDSIGKVFLDFKSELEEVYKVYCQNHDDAIALLESYEKDEYIQKQVLECLENLRTIYHEWGKANYINLGSFLIKPVQRVMRYPLLLMELLNATPESHHDRKQLADAVSSVKGINVNINEYKRRKDLVVKYRKGDEDRLIDKISKLSMHSIIKKSNRVSSHLKHLTGIAPQIKDEAFDEAEKRFRLQERLIKSFIRDISLYLQHIRESASVKVLSAISFCDIYTERHKHLDPERFQRAHRCISDKQFTEFKERMEALVISPLNQLLSMFAGPHKLIQKRFDKLLDYDNCKERAERLKDKRVQEELQTARNNYEALNAQLLDELPKFHQAAEELFTNCMRGFAQAQRDFMFLTQGELSPLLQLSGIGGTEGNLVSLFQEEHSRVLQLLQSFSFFPENLPTLRKPYEKKTLEKQNSKKPLLNPPNSIMQTNEHRTGLLALYGPEKLYQAERNFNAAQDLDVSIQEGDIVGVIKQQDPMGSQNRWLIDNGVTKGFVYSSFLKPYNPRQSHSDVSIESQSSTESGYGGSSPVFSRQNSNSTLTFNHETSSVSFSSGHAPNHASLRLSQDSNPSHMMPQIDASSPSYPQTNQRDTPDSTYRNSSDQKELSETSVHNAANHRDYSEPLYRNPANYRDSSNSGYTTPTNHREHSDSSETDSFCFNKNSKHYASQRHTSYGTQPRQNTVCSAQKRKPQYSADEYIEPEHELDGHQIYYALYSFTARCSNELSISANQRVRILEFQDMNGNQEWWLGEAGGQRGYVPSTYIRKSEYT; this is encoded by the exons ATGGAAGCAGGCAGTGTGGTGCGTGCTGTCTTTGAGTTCCTGCCCAGTGTCTCAGAGGAGCTTCCTCTCTTTACTGGTGATGTTGTTGAAGTCCTGAGCGTAGTGGATGAGTTTTGGTTGCTCGGGATCAAAGACGGAGTCACAG GTCAGTTTCCGAGCACCTTTGTTGAATCTGTCACAGTTCCCCCTACGAAGGCAAGAGAGCAACTTTATGTTTGTATCAGTGACTTCAACTCCTCTGAGCCAGGCAACCTGCCCCTGAAGAGAG GTGATGTGGTGGCTGGAGAAGGCAATGTAGACGCAGTTTGTCACAGGGGGCGGAATGCCTGGGGCTCACGAGGAATTTTTCCATTATCCTGTGTAAAGGAGCTGGAGCTATCAGGCCGCTCTAGACAGCTGAGTGAGCGCAGTGCGGCTGCCCAAGATTCTGAGCTGCCTCCTTATGCTCTGGGCCAGGGTCGTGCTCTCATGAGTTTGCACGCCCAGCTGGATGAAGAGCTTGACTTTCGTGAAGGTGACATCATCACTATTGTGGGCATGCCTGAGCCAGGTTGGTTCCAGGGTGAGCTGGAAGGAAGGACAGGAATCTTTCCTGAGGGTTTCGTAGAGCTGCTTGCACCTTTGCGCTCGCTCCAGCCTGCCAAGTCTATGAGCCATGGACAGAGTCAGTATTCCCCATGCAgaatggaggaagaggaggaagaggaggagaaggaagaagaagaagaagtagaagaagaagaagaagaagaagaggaggagcgACTGAAAGACAGTGTAACAGGGCAGACCCAGGAAATAGATAAAGAGGAAGCTGGTGTGTATGGAATCGCACAGTATGAGTTCCGAGCTCTGGAGCCTGGGGAGCTGGACTTTGATGTTGGGGACAGGATACAAATACTCAAAACTTTAGAGGATGGCTGGCTTGAGGGGCAGTTGCAGGGCAGAAGAGGTATTTTCCCCCACCGCTTTGTTAAAATTGAAAAACAGTTAGAGGAACAAGTGCCCTGTGACAAAGAAGAAGAGGACAGTTATGCTTCTGATCATAGTTGTGGTCAAGAAGACCAAGCTTTACAAGCTCATGCTGAGGATGGAACAAACCATGAGGACTACACCGTGTGGGATCTGGACTACtttgagagaagagaagaatgcAGAGAGGCCTGTAAAAGGGACACACAGTCAGAAATCAGCTGTCAGGTCACTGTCAGCTTGACTCAGAATCAGCCAGGTCCCAGGAGACAAGAAAGGCCACCACCACCACTTGTCCATCCCAGTAAAACAGGCAATTCAGGCCCCAGGCCGCTCCAGAGAACTAACTCAGGAAATCTGATTCCACCACGACCACAGCTGCCTCCTCGTCCCAACCTCCACAACAGACAGAACAGCACAAGTAATCACAGCAGCCCTCCTGAACCACCACCTGTTCCTTACACCAGAAACACCAGCCTTAACCGACCTAATAGAAATTCAAGTCTTCAGAGCAGTTTCTCCTGGACAAGGAACAAAGGCTACTATGCCTCCTATGATAGCAGATTCCCCTTCAACAGCAAAAAATCTGCCAGTCAAGCCAAGAGCAGACAGAAGTTGACCCGCCACTCAAGTGTCAGTGATGCTGACCTTGGAACTTATGAACATGTGGAGCATAATATGTGCTCTCAGGAGAAGGGCACTAATGGACTGCCCACGTCTTATACATTAGGCGCTTTGTCTGGTGACCTGGAAGCCAAGTTATCCCAGCAGCTACTGGAGTTTGAGAGTAGCCTTCCTGGCAGGTATAGAGGAAATGAGGAGCAGTCCATGAGTAACAATCAATGTAAAGACAAGTTTTCCCGCCACTTTTCTATCATGGACTACAACAGCGAGAGTGACATCATCAAAGGCTCCTACCACCCATTGCCCCATGATTCACCTCTCTCTAGCCCCAGCTCCACTCTAGAAAGACGGAAAACCCTGCGCCCTCCTCCTCCCCGTCCCAGGATTCTTAGACGACCAGCACCTAGTATTTCTCATGGTCACACTTCTCTTAACAACGGTCAAGTTACTCAACAGCCCTATAGGCCAATGCGACAAGCTCCACGGCCACCTCCACCTTATCCCCGACCTACTATGCAGCATTCCAACCCCTTAGTCtcaacagaggaagaggagcgTACACAGGAGGCAATGGCGGCAGAGGTTGACAATTCtctagagagggagagagagattgagcaagagagggaaagggagCAGGAGCAATATAGACTTCTCCTAAGACTTGAGGAAGTTGAAAGGGACAttgacatgtacacacacacagcacaggagTTGAGTGCCATGctagaggaagagggagaggaggaTGAAGTGGCACGTCAGCAGGCCTTGGAGAATCTGGAGTTCTGCAGCTTCACTGTGGAGACTCTCACACTGGAGCAACAGCAGTTGCGAG AGATGGCTGTGCTGTCGGCCCAGCCTAAATCGCAAGAACCTGCTCCAGCCACCACAGAGGATCCTGAGCAAAGAATGTTAGagaaaaggtcaaaggtcatagAAGAGCTTCTGCAAACCGAGAGAGATTACATCAAAGACTTGAACATGTGTAAAACAGAAATTATCCTACCCCTGCAGGAAAAAAAG GTCCAGAATGTGGACTTTGATGGGCTCTTTGGCAACATCGAGGCTGTAACTGATCTCTCCACACGTCTTGAAAAAGCTCTTTGCGACACAGACTCGATAG GAAAAGTGTTCTTGGACTTCAAATCAGAGCTGGAGGAGGTGTACAAGGTCTACTGTCAGAATCATGATGATGCCATTGCTTTGCTGGAGTCCTATGAGAAAGATGAATATATTCAGAAACAGGTGCTGGAATGCCTGGAGAACCTCAG AACCATATACCATGAGTG ggGAAAGGCCAACTACATAAATCTGGGTTCGTTCTTAATAAAGCCTGTACAGAGGGTGATGCGTTATCCGCTACTGCTCATGGAGCTTTTGAATGCCACACCAGAGTCACACCATGACAGGAAGCAGCTTGCAGATGCAGTGTCATCTGTCAAAGGAATCAACGTCAACATCAATGAgtacaaaagaagaaaggaCTTGG TGGTGAAGTACCGCAAAGGGGATGAGGACAGACTCATTGACAAGATCTCAAAACTAAGCATGCACTCCATCATCAAGAAGTCAAACAGAGTGAGCAGTCACCTAAAGCACCTGACTGGAATTGCACCACAG ATTAAAGATGAAGCTTTTGATGAGGCAGAGAAGCGATTTAGACTCCAGGAAAGATTAATCAAGTCCTTTATCAGGGATATCTCTCTTTATCTGCAACACATAAGG GAGTCGGCCTCCGTGAAAGTGTTGTCAGCCATCAGCTTCTGTGATATCTACACAGAGCGACATAAGCATCTGGATCCTGAGCGCTTCCAAAGAGCTCACCGGTGTATCAGCGACAAACAGTTCACTGAATTT AAAGAGAGGATGGAGGCTCTGGTCATCTCACCCCTCAACCAGCTGCTTTCCATGTTTGCTGGTCCACACAAGCTGATCCAGAAACGCTTTGACAAGCTGCTTGACTACGATAACTGTAAGGAGCGAGCAGAGAGGCTGAAAGATAAACGTGTGCAAGAAGAATTGCAAACAGCAAGGAACAACTACGAAGCCCTGAATGCCCAGTTGCTGGATGAGCTTCCCAAATTTCATCAGGCTGCTGAGGAGCTCTTCACCAACTGTATGCGGGGCTTTGCCCAGGCACAGAGAGACTTCATGTTTCTCACACAGGGAGAGCTCTCTCCACTCCTGCAG CTGTCGGGTATAGGAGGCACAGAGGGGAACCTGGTGTCGCTGTTTCAGGAAGAGCACAGCAGAGTGCTCCAGCTTTTACAGAGCTTCAGCTTCTTCCCAGAGAACCTGCCCACACTACGCAAACCCTACGAAAAGAAAACCCTGGAAAAACAAAATTCCAAGAAGCCACTTCTAAACCCG CCAAATTCCATAATGCAGACAAATGAGCATCGGACAGGACTACTTGCTCTCTACGGCCCAGAGAAACTCTACCAGGCTGAAAGGAATTTTAATGCTGCCCAGGACCTGGATGTGTCCATACAGGAGGGTGATATTGTGGGAGTCATCAAACAGCAAGACCCCATGGGAAGTCAGAATCGCTGGCTTATAGATAATGGTG TCACAAAGGGCTTTGTTTACAGCTCCTTCTTAAAGCCCTATAACCCACGACAAAGCCATTCAGATGTTTCTATCGAGAGTCAGTCTTCCACTGAGTCAGGATATGGAGGCTCATCTCCTGTGTTCTCACGACAGAACAGCAACAGCACACTGACATTCAACCACGAGACATCTTCTGTCAGCTTCTCTTCAGGTCACGCTCCAAACCATGCATCACTACGTCTGTCTCAGGACTCTAACCCCTCACACATGATGCCCCAAATCGATGCTTCATCACCAAGCTACCCTCAGACTAATCAAAGGGATACCCCTGATTCTACCTACAGGAATTCCTCTGATCAGAAAGAACTGTCTGAGACTTCTGTTCATAATGCTGCCAATCACAGAGACTATTCAGAGCCTTTATACCGAAATCCTGCCAATTACAGGGATTCTTCTAACTCCGGTTACACTACACCAACTAATCACAGAGAACACTCAGACTCTTCAGAGACAGACTCTTTTTGCTTCAATAAGAACTCTAAACACTATGCATCTCAGAGGCACACATCTTATGGCACTCAGCCGAGACAGAACACTGTGTGTTCAGCACAAAAAAGGAAGCCTCAGTACTCTGCGGATGAATACATAGAGCCTGAACATGAGCTGGATGGCCATCAG ATATATTATGCTCTTTATTCATTCACTGCACGCTGCTCAAATGAGCTGAGcatttcagccaatcagagagttAGAATCCTAGAGTTCCAGGACATGAATGGCAACCAGGAGTGGTGGCTGGGTGAAGCCGGAGGACAGCGAGGCTATGTACCTTCCACCTACATCCGCAAGTCAGAATACACCTGA